The proteins below are encoded in one region of Scatophagus argus isolate fScaArg1 chromosome 24, fScaArg1.pri, whole genome shotgun sequence:
- the LOC124055256 gene encoding uncharacterized protein LOC124055256, translated as MVYLIMDLLWMVLPVFVVCAEAKNLTEVKVELGQNATLNCSVDKPMIYWYMEVHSHFIVRIADSFSSGTRHQNWIDNITDKLVVVPRNSLVIMNITADDCRLYYCAVREGDQIKFEEVFRVVSCVPMTPPTDDSKDKHQQQQHSLSLWQSAPVVYSSLSLNALLLVLIGSVSTFLCLKRKNHQLNDTSHFTDENLEMLERPQYEEIHLPPCRPSPPAECIYYKAQLPLSTPLPH; from the exons ATGGTCTACCTGATCATGGATCTGCTCTGGATGGTCCTCCCGGTGTTTGTGGTTTGTGCCGAGGCCAAGAACCTGACTGAGGTTAAGGTGGAACTGGGTCAAAACGCCACCTTAAACTGCTCTGTGGACAAGCCAATGATCTACTGGTACATGGAGGTCCACAGCCATTTCATAGTGCGCATCGCCGACTCTTTCAGCAGTGGTACTCGTCATCAAAACTGGATTGATAACATCACAGACAAACTCGTAGTCGTCCCCAGAAACTCTCTCGTGATCATGAACATCACAGCAGACGACTGCAGGCTTTATTACTGTGCTGTAAGGGAAGGAGACCAGATCAAGTTTGAAGAGGTCTTCCGTGTTGTCTCAT GTGTTCCTATGACTCCGCCCACCGACGACTCCAAAgacaaacaccaacagcagcagcacagcttgAGTCTGTGGCAAAGTGCGCCCGTCGTGTACAGCTCACTCAGCCTCAACGCACTCCTCTTAGTGCTTATAG GCTCAGTTTCTACATTCTTGTGTCTGAAGAGGAAGAACCATCAGCTGAACGACACGTCACATTTCACTGATGAGAACCTCGAGATGCTGGAAAGACCACAG tacgAGGAGATCCATCTCCCACCCTGCAGACCCTCCCCTCCTGCAGAGTGTATTTACTACAAAGCTCAGCTCCCTCTGTCCACACCGCTGCCACACTGA